The Acetivibrio saccincola genome window below encodes:
- a CDS encoding chitobiase/beta-hexosaminidase C-terminal domain-containing protein, with the protein MFTADVAPKLKDKFDYILLQFRLPGGAWIQSRDILANPDYISRFSMNFDHNIGDSEPERKGFDRYKKTIWILDPGTQERQGLRYFRVLGIYKDRTQKPFTSTEMAFIVNSTSITLSGLTTSVIEGTHNFTIRKYDNNVKKIGVYLMGDTTDVPDYVPEYGRYIASEKEIGIINPIDGTISYNYAFDSTQYKNGKYELYAKAFDSEGKKIHETYHKEFSIKNKAAVPEFSVEPGCYNEKQVVRLSSKSPGSYFYYTTDGTTPTLSSQRYDATRGIVIDKTTTLKVFAWNIKYENSPVVEAEYIIDPTALPSGKWNFHKGGTDRLSYLSDKDLNRTNLTKLEEASKNLTIRLKRINERIKTEVAQKYLDLAGSKAPSAYNTKHKVIAALTWDDTKVQKLYNKGGMYQKYGVDQRMLLAIIYQEGTGSFNTNSEVKDKYGGNYVQPDFEKDIAAALENHGVKKLNAYKYYWKQFEDSIKSLAKTKGNANITKGKGDLYQFLNYCTLGATIENGVITKVSTMGMYAEDNDWWSKVKTIFDEIVENNGNNPSEKYSEFVKTIKTPIKAGYELPKVKFIETSNGKVWSDNNTWLSGYSLITAVLDDSPSISFPLKYQMKANNADTSNLIYQVQTLLNNNLSPDLKSMLSLEVDSHYGRRTTAVVKLYQQQNNAKEITGEVNEEMFNLLKSGSWKLTKPGEGKYVLKDTGNYSYYEWVSTDSSQWMSINKSRNDLVNKAKELLTVHNGDPLHYFWGGNFGRDGGAYSGYHKNWGKTEKVTVGGNWSTGKNVPYGRDCSGYVQWVYYQITGIDIGNTTYAQKDGIWLEEIDRSQAKPGDLVYNENFTHVGMYIGKDTDGLPMFIHAAGSAYGTPEVKSLWGDDGNSESLDKLREMDNCYVTGRVIISKFNQSLNDPQYSRIKSSAQFVINKDGKDVVVPYRDVKVIKEYNKPDRFEYHDAKTNTKYQASIKSLPMDVNNYGQNLKRYFRVKVRFSEE; encoded by the coding sequence TTGTTTACAGCTGATGTTGCTCCTAAATTAAAAGATAAATTTGATTACATATTATTACAATTCAGATTACCTGGCGGGGCTTGGATTCAGTCAAGGGATATCCTCGCTAATCCTGATTATATAAGCAGATTTTCAATGAATTTCGATCATAATATTGGAGATAGTGAACCTGAAAGAAAAGGTTTTGACAGGTACAAGAAAACAATTTGGATACTAGATCCCGGGACTCAGGAAAGACAGGGTTTACGGTATTTTAGAGTACTTGGAATTTACAAAGACAGGACACAAAAACCTTTTACTTCGACAGAAATGGCGTTTATAGTAAATTCAACTTCAATAACTTTAAGTGGACTAACAACGTCTGTAATTGAAGGAACGCATAATTTTACAATAAGAAAGTATGATAACAATGTAAAGAAAATAGGAGTATATTTAATGGGAGATACAACCGATGTTCCGGATTATGTCCCAGAGTACGGAAGATATATCGCATCAGAAAAAGAAATTGGAATTATTAATCCTATTGATGGGACTATATCATATAATTATGCATTTGATTCAACACAGTATAAGAATGGAAAATATGAGCTTTATGCAAAAGCATTTGATTCCGAAGGGAAAAAAATACATGAAACATATCATAAGGAGTTTTCAATAAAAAATAAAGCGGCTGTTCCTGAGTTCTCAGTGGAACCGGGTTGCTATAATGAAAAGCAAGTAGTAAGGTTATCAAGCAAATCACCTGGTTCATACTTTTATTATACAACAGATGGAACTACACCAACATTAAGTTCGCAAAGGTACGATGCAACTAGAGGAATTGTTATAGATAAGACTACTACCTTAAAGGTATTTGCTTGGAATATAAAGTATGAAAACAGCCCTGTTGTTGAAGCAGAATATATAATAGACCCAACAGCCTTGCCAAGTGGGAAATGGAATTTTCACAAGGGTGGTACAGATAGGTTATCATATTTGTCTGATAAAGATTTAAATAGAACTAATCTGACTAAGCTTGAAGAAGCAAGCAAAAATTTAACAATAAGGCTAAAAAGAATAAATGAAAGAATAAAAACTGAAGTTGCTCAAAAATATTTAGATTTGGCAGGTTCAAAAGCACCTAGCGCATATAATACTAAACATAAAGTAATAGCTGCGTTAACATGGGATGATACTAAAGTTCAAAAATTATATAATAAGGGTGGGATGTATCAGAAATATGGAGTAGACCAAAGAATGCTCTTAGCCATAATTTACCAGGAAGGAACAGGAAGTTTTAATACTAATTCGGAGGTAAAAGATAAATATGGGGGAAATTATGTCCAACCTGACTTTGAAAAAGATATCGCAGCAGCATTGGAAAACCATGGTGTAAAGAAATTAAATGCCTATAAATATTATTGGAAGCAATTTGAAGATAGTATTAAATCTCTTGCTAAGACTAAAGGAAATGCTAATATTACAAAGGGTAAAGGAGATTTATATCAGTTCCTAAACTATTGTACGTTAGGAGCAACTATTGAAAATGGGGTTATAACTAAAGTATCTACAATGGGCATGTATGCTGAAGATAATGACTGGTGGAGCAAAGTCAAAACAATATTTGATGAGATTGTTGAAAACAATGGTAATAACCCAAGTGAGAAATATTCTGAGTTTGTTAAGACTATTAAAACTCCAATAAAAGCTGGGTATGAATTGCCGAAAGTAAAATTTATTGAAACATCTAATGGTAAAGTATGGTCTGATAATAATACTTGGTTGAGTGGATATAGTTTAATAACAGCAGTGTTAGATGATTCACCTTCGATTTCTTTTCCTTTAAAGTATCAGATGAAGGCAAACAATGCTGATACCAGTAACTTAATTTATCAAGTACAGACGTTACTAAATAATAATCTTTCACCGGATTTAAAAAGTATGCTATCATTAGAAGTAGACTCCCATTATGGTCGACGGACAACAGCCGTTGTAAAGCTGTATCAGCAACAGAATAATGCTAAAGAAATAACTGGCGAAGTAAATGAAGAAATGTTTAATTTACTCAAAAGCGGTTCTTGGAAACTTACTAAACCAGGAGAAGGTAAATATGTATTGAAGGATACAGGGAATTATTCATACTATGAGTGGGTATCAACAGATTCATCCCAATGGATGTCTATTAACAAGTCGAGAAATGATCTGGTAAATAAAGCAAAAGAATTATTGACAGTACATAATGGTGACCCCTTACATTATTTCTGGGGAGGAAATTTTGGAAGAGATGGCGGAGCATATTCAGGTTATCATAAGAATTGGGGGAAAACCGAGAAAGTTACGGTAGGAGGCAATTGGTCAACCGGAAAAAATGTACCCTATGGGCGAGACTGCAGCGGTTATGTGCAATGGGTATATTACCAAATAACCGGTATAGATATTGGAAACACAACATATGCACAAAAAGATGGAATCTGGTTGGAAGAGATAGATCGATCTCAAGCAAAACCCGGTGACCTTGTCTATAATGAAAATTTTACACATGTTGGGATGTATATAGGAAAGGACACGGACGGTTTACCTATGTTTATACATGCTGCTGGTTCAGCTTATGGAACGCCTGAGGTTAAAAGTCTTTGGGGGGATGATGGGAACAGTGAATCGCTTGATAAACTCAGAGAAATGGATAATTGCTATGTGACCGGAAGAGTAATAATCAGCAAATTTAATCAAAGCCTAAATGACCCGCAATACAGCAGAATAAAAAGCAGTGCTCAATTCGTTATAAATAAAGATGGAAAGGATGTAGTTGTTCCATATAGAGATGTAAAGGTTATAAAGGAATACAATAAACCTGATAGATTTGAATATCATGATGCCAAGACAAATACCAAATATCAAGCTTCAATTAAATCACTGCCGATGGATGTAAACAACTACGGCCAAAATTTGAAAAGATACTTTAGAGTTAAAGTTAGATTTTCGGAAGAATAA
- a CDS encoding amidohydrolase → MLLIKNGKILTMAGENYEKGYILIDGKKIIKAGDIKELKENELKGSDITVIDAEGKYVLPGFIDAHCHVGMCEDSIGFEGDDTNEMTDPITPHLRAIDGIFHMDRSFVEARENGVTTVVTGPGSANVIGGQFAALKTYGRRIEEMIIKNPVAVKVAFGENPKIVYGEKKQTPSTRMATAALLRENLILAKEYREALQKYNDDKANNDKPDYDMKLEALLKVLDGEIPFKAHAHRADDILTAIRIAKEFNVALTIEHCTEGHLIKDILCEEGVGVIIGPFISDRSKVELKNLTAKTPGILSKAGVKVAIMTDHPCTPIQYLTVCAAMAVREGMDEEEALKAITINAALLSGIEDRVGSIEAGKDGDIIIFDGHPFEYKSKVITTIIDGKVVYERKDDEGI, encoded by the coding sequence ATGTTACTTATAAAAAATGGCAAAATACTTACAATGGCAGGAGAAAACTATGAAAAAGGATATATTTTAATAGATGGGAAAAAAATAATAAAGGCAGGGGATATAAAAGAATTAAAGGAAAATGAATTAAAAGGCAGTGACATAACTGTTATCGATGCAGAAGGGAAATATGTACTTCCTGGATTTATTGATGCTCACTGTCATGTGGGAATGTGTGAAGACTCTATAGGTTTTGAAGGGGATGACACAAATGAAATGACAGATCCTATAACCCCTCATTTAAGAGCTATAGATGGTATATTCCATATGGATAGATCTTTTGTTGAGGCCAGGGAAAACGGTGTTACCACAGTTGTTACAGGTCCCGGCAGTGCAAATGTAATAGGCGGTCAATTTGCAGCACTAAAGACATATGGCAGACGGATAGAAGAAATGATTATAAAAAATCCCGTTGCTGTAAAAGTAGCTTTTGGGGAAAATCCCAAAATTGTATACGGAGAAAAAAAACAAACTCCGTCAACCCGTATGGCTACTGCGGCACTGCTTAGGGAAAATTTAATTTTGGCAAAAGAGTATAGGGAAGCCCTTCAAAAATACAATGATGACAAGGCAAACAATGATAAGCCTGATTATGATATGAAGCTTGAAGCGTTGCTTAAGGTGCTGGATGGGGAAATACCTTTTAAAGCCCATGCCCATAGGGCAGACGATATTTTAACTGCAATAAGGATTGCCAAAGAATTTAATGTAGCGTTAACAATAGAACATTGTACAGAAGGACACTTAATAAAGGACATACTGTGTGAAGAAGGTGTGGGGGTTATAATAGGTCCCTTTATTTCCGACAGGTCTAAGGTGGAGCTAAAAAATTTAACTGCAAAGACTCCCGGGATTTTGTCTAAGGCCGGCGTTAAAGTAGCTATAATGACGGACCATCCATGTACACCTATACAGTACTTGACTGTATGTGCTGCAATGGCAGTAAGGGAAGGGATGGATGAAGAAGAAGCACTAAAAGCCATAACAATTAATGCAGCACTTTTAAGTGGCATTGAAGACAGGGTTGGAAGCATTGAGGCCGGAAAAGACGGGGATATAATTATATTTGACGGGCATCCTTTTGAATACAAATCTAAAGTGATAACTACAATTATTGACGGAAAGGTAGTTTATGAAAGAAAAGATGATGAAGGAATTTAA
- the tsaE gene encoding tRNA (adenosine(37)-N6)-threonylcarbamoyltransferase complex ATPase subunit type 1 TsaE, whose protein sequence is MKEFKTFSQEETIEIGKALGRLLNTGDIVCINGDLGTGKTVFTNGIAKSLGIKEHITSPTFTIVNEYSGRVPFYHFDVYRISDSEEMFEIGFEEYLYGEGIVVIEWADIIKDILPEEVIQVTIKKNLDLGIDARIIEIVFNGSKYRDYKSRLVVGDK, encoded by the coding sequence ATGAAGGAATTTAAAACATTTTCACAGGAAGAGACAATTGAAATTGGAAAAGCTTTAGGAAGGCTTTTAAATACAGGAGACATTGTATGTATTAACGGGGATTTGGGGACAGGGAAGACTGTCTTTACAAACGGCATTGCAAAATCCCTTGGAATTAAAGAGCATATAACAAGCCCTACATTTACCATTGTCAATGAATACAGTGGCAGGGTGCCTTTTTATCATTTTGATGTTTACAGGATTTCTGATTCAGAGGAGATGTTTGAAATTGGTTTTGAAGAGTATTTGTATGGCGAAGGAATTGTTGTAATAGAATGGGCTGACATAATAAAAGATATACTTCCTGAGGAAGTTATACAGGTTACCATTAAAAAAAATCTTGATTTAGGAATTGATGCAAGGATTATAGAAATTGTATTTAACGGCAGTAAATACCGTGACTATAAAAGCAGATTGGTAGTGGGGGATAAATAA
- the tsaB gene encoding tRNA (adenosine(37)-N6)-threonylcarbamoyltransferase complex dimerization subunit type 1 TsaB has protein sequence MKILAIDTSSLVAAVSVMEDERLLGEYIVNHKKTHSQRLMPMVERILEELELKPSDIDIFAVSTGPGSFTGLRIGVTTIKAMAYATSKPVVGVPTLDALAYNILIEDFIICPIMDARNNQVYTALYERKDGKLNRISDYLALPVDELADIIEEKNKKVIFLGDGVENHRDFFKNRLKDSCEFAPGSMRLQRASSIAEIAYMKAKEGKTESSFELTPFYLRKSQAERMYENKMSADKNS, from the coding sequence ATGAAAATACTTGCTATAGATACTTCATCTCTTGTTGCAGCTGTATCAGTGATGGAGGATGAAAGACTTTTAGGAGAATATATTGTAAACCACAAAAAGACTCATTCCCAAAGGCTGATGCCTATGGTGGAAAGGATTTTAGAGGAACTGGAATTAAAACCTTCGGATATAGATATTTTTGCAGTATCCACAGGACCGGGTTCTTTCACCGGCCTCAGAATTGGTGTTACCACAATAAAGGCTATGGCTTATGCAACTTCTAAGCCCGTTGTAGGTGTACCAACATTGGATGCTTTAGCATATAATATTTTAATTGAAGATTTTATTATTTGCCCTATAATGGATGCGAGAAATAATCAAGTATACACTGCACTATATGAAAGAAAGGACGGAAAACTTAATAGAATAAGTGATTATTTGGCACTTCCTGTTGATGAATTGGCTGACATTATTGAAGAAAAAAACAAAAAAGTGATTTTTCTAGGAGACGGGGTTGAAAACCACAGGGATTTTTTCAAAAACAGGCTAAAAGACAGCTGTGAATTTGCCCCGGGAAGCATGAGACTTCAAAGGGCATCTTCTATTGCTGAAATTGCCTATATGAAGGCAAAAGAAGGGAAAACAGAGTCTTCCTTTGAGCTTACGCCTTTTTATCTTAGAAAGTCCCAGGCAGAGAGAATGTACGAAAATAAGATGTCGGCTGACAAAAATTCCTAA
- the rimI gene encoding ribosomal protein S18-alanine N-acetyltransferase: protein MSTECVSISYMKIEDVDDILVVENLCFPVPWSKESFIRELSNKSLTRYICAKTGDRAIAYAGMWKIFDEGHITNIAVHPEYRKKGIGGKLVYHLINIAREENIKKMTLEVRKSNIAAQKLYFKYGFEIKGIRKGYYSDNGEDAIIMWKENI, encoded by the coding sequence ATGAGTACAGAATGTGTTAGCATTTCTTACATGAAAATTGAAGATGTTGATGATATATTGGTTGTTGAAAATTTATGTTTTCCCGTTCCCTGGTCAAAAGAATCCTTTATACGGGAATTGTCAAATAAAAGCCTTACCAGATACATTTGTGCAAAAACAGGGGACAGGGCAATAGCATATGCAGGAATGTGGAAAATATTTGATGAGGGACATATTACAAATATAGCAGTTCATCCTGAGTACAGAAAAAAAGGTATCGGCGGGAAGTTGGTTTACCATCTTATAAATATTGCAAGGGAAGAAAACATTAAGAAGATGACCTTAGAAGTTAGAAAGAGTAATATTGCCGCCCAAAAATTATATTTTAAATATGGTTTTGAAATAAAAGGGATACGAAAGGGATATTACTCTGATAATGGGGAAGATGCCATTATTATGTGGAAAGAAAACATATAG
- a CDS encoding ATP-binding protein, with the protein MSRTKKVSYNKLKKECKPDFFKFEDTSKLTFSDDIIGQERAVKAMEFGLNIKSKGYNIFMCGMTGTGKTSYAQNIAKKMAKKSKTPDDWCYVYNFDDSNRPKAINLPAGLGKVFQKDMEEFVKVLKIEIAKAFDSEDYEREKAAIAKEYQAKKAELMEKLNKDAERQGFKVKTTNAGMYFLPVIEGKTITEEEYANLDEEVKHEINEKSNMIQMETLEIIRQIKNIEKEAEERVSEWENKIALFAVGIQINDLKEKYRDYKKVLDYLEKVQEDILKNLDKFRDEELTEEQQLLLPWLKTSDESHTDKYKVNLLVDNSELEGAPVVTDYNPTYYNILGKVEHENEFGTMITDFTMIKSGLFHQANGGYLILQAKDVLNNIQSWEALKRVLRTGEIAIENMKEQMGLIAVSTLKPEPIPVDVKVILVGSEYIYQMLYEYDEEFRKLFKVKVDFDAEMDRNSVNMRKLAQFIGAFCNREKVPHFDRTGVAKVVEYSSRLVEDQTKLSTRFNEIVEILSESVAWAEIEGCSLVTGEHVKKAIQEKIYRSNKYDKKLLELIKEGTIMIDTEGEVIGQINGLTIIDTGDYSFGKPSRITANTFMGERGIVNIEREVEMSGTSHSKGIMILSGYIGQKYAQDMPLSLTASLCFEQLYGAVDGDSASSAELYAVLSSLAEVPIKQSIAVTGSVNQKGEIQPIGGVTEKIEGFFELCKLRGLNGQHGVIIPYQNIKNLVLNDEVIEACKEGKFNIYAVKTIDEGIEILTGKKAGTKNKNGKYPPGTINYLVYEKLKKFSKAASAEKATNK; encoded by the coding sequence ATGTCACGGACAAAGAAAGTATCCTACAATAAGCTGAAGAAAGAGTGTAAACCGGACTTTTTTAAGTTTGAAGATACTTCTAAGTTAACTTTTTCAGATGATATAATTGGTCAGGAACGGGCAGTAAAGGCCATGGAATTCGGGCTTAATATAAAAAGCAAAGGGTATAACATTTTCATGTGCGGCATGACCGGAACCGGAAAAACAAGTTATGCCCAAAATATTGCAAAGAAAATGGCAAAGAAATCAAAAACTCCTGATGACTGGTGTTATGTATACAATTTCGACGATTCCAACCGTCCTAAAGCTATTAACCTCCCTGCAGGGCTTGGCAAAGTATTTCAAAAGGATATGGAAGAGTTTGTAAAGGTGCTTAAAATTGAGATAGCTAAGGCCTTTGACAGTGAAGACTATGAAAGGGAAAAGGCCGCTATAGCAAAAGAATACCAGGCTAAAAAGGCAGAATTAATGGAGAAACTCAATAAAGATGCTGAAAGGCAAGGTTTTAAAGTAAAGACCACCAATGCAGGGATGTATTTTCTGCCGGTTATTGAGGGAAAAACCATAACAGAAGAAGAGTATGCCAATTTAGATGAAGAAGTAAAGCATGAAATAAATGAAAAGTCAAACATGATACAGATGGAAACGTTGGAGATAATAAGGCAAATTAAAAATATAGAAAAAGAAGCAGAAGAAAGGGTTTCAGAATGGGAAAACAAAATAGCATTGTTTGCAGTTGGAATACAGATAAATGATTTAAAAGAAAAGTATAGGGATTACAAAAAAGTTTTAGACTATCTTGAAAAGGTACAGGAAGATATATTAAAAAATCTTGATAAATTTAGAGATGAAGAACTTACAGAAGAACAGCAGCTGCTTCTTCCATGGCTTAAAACCTCTGATGAGTCCCATACTGACAAGTACAAAGTAAATCTTTTAGTTGATAACAGTGAACTTGAAGGTGCCCCTGTGGTTACTGATTATAATCCCACCTATTATAATATCCTTGGAAAAGTAGAGCATGAAAATGAGTTTGGAACTATGATAACAGATTTTACAATGATAAAGAGCGGGCTGTTTCACCAGGCAAATGGCGGCTACCTAATACTTCAGGCAAAGGATGTCCTTAACAATATCCAGTCCTGGGAAGCGCTAAAGCGGGTGTTGAGGACAGGGGAAATAGCCATTGAGAACATGAAAGAGCAGATGGGGCTTATTGCTGTTTCAACACTAAAGCCAGAACCCATACCTGTAGATGTAAAAGTTATTTTAGTTGGAAGTGAATACATTTACCAAATGCTCTACGAATACGATGAGGAGTTTAGAAAACTCTTTAAGGTTAAGGTGGACTTTGATGCAGAAATGGATAGAAACAGTGTAAATATGAGAAAACTTGCCCAGTTTATAGGGGCATTTTGCAACCGTGAAAAAGTCCCGCATTTTGACAGGACGGGTGTTGCAAAAGTTGTTGAATACAGTTCTAGACTTGTAGAAGACCAGACCAAACTTTCCACACGGTTTAATGAAATTGTGGAAATACTAAGCGAATCTGTTGCCTGGGCTGAAATAGAAGGCTGTTCCCTGGTTACCGGCGAACATGTTAAAAAGGCTATACAAGAAAAGATATACAGATCCAACAAATATGACAAAAAGCTATTGGAACTTATAAAAGAGGGCACAATAATGATAGATACCGAAGGGGAAGTGATAGGGCAAATAAATGGTCTTACAATAATTGATACCGGGGATTATTCCTTTGGCAAACCTTCTAGAATTACTGCAAACACCTTTATGGGTGAGAGGGGAATAGTGAATATTGAAAGAGAAGTGGAAATGAGTGGGACTTCCCACTCTAAGGGAATTATGATTCTAAGCGGTTACATTGGTCAAAAGTATGCCCAGGATATGCCCCTTTCATTAACTGCCAGCCTTTGTTTTGAACAGCTGTATGGCGCTGTTGACGGGGACAGTGCATCCAGTGCAGAGCTTTATGCAGTGCTTTCAAGCCTTGCAGAGGTTCCTATAAAGCAAAGTATTGCAGTTACGGGTTCTGTAAACCAAAAGGGTGAAATTCAGCCTATAGGCGGGGTTACGGAAAAGATAGAAGGGTTTTTTGAGCTTTGCAAATTAAGAGGGCTAAATGGTCAGCACGGTGTAATAATACCTTATCAAAATATAAAAAACCTGGTTTTAAATGATGAAGTGATTGAAGCTTGCAAGGAGGGGAAATTTAATATATATGCTGTAAAAACTATAGATGAGGGAATTGAAATACTGACAGGGAAAAAAGCAGGTACCAAAAACAAAAATGGGAAATACCCTCCCGGAACGATAAACTATCTTGTATATGAGAAGCTTAAAAAATTCTCAAAAGCAGCATCGGCAGAAAAAGCAACAAATAAATGA
- a CDS encoding YdcF family protein — protein sequence MNIKKLINLVILFLGVLGVLNFFILTWVNPVFNFGAFIILIAGICLIITAILRINGKTHIFSIKNKIIRRVFALLAGLLALSFVLIQGLIIFYAQEDDNIEEADCMIILGAGLIGDYIPLTLQYRLDKGIEYLNKNPDLKVIVTGGQGPGETVTEAFAMEKYLINNGVDASRIIKEDKATSTFENFKFSKEILDEINGEEAHKIIVVTNNFHMFRSKMIAERVGFTVYRLPTKTNTRVLISCHVREYFAVIKSFIFDK from the coding sequence ATGAATATAAAAAAATTGATAAACTTAGTTATTTTATTTCTTGGGGTTTTGGGGGTACTAAATTTTTTTATTCTTACATGGGTAAATCCAGTTTTTAATTTTGGTGCATTTATAATCCTTATTGCAGGGATTTGCCTGATAATAACTGCAATTTTAAGGATTAATGGTAAAACCCATATATTTAGCATTAAAAATAAAATAATCAGGAGAGTTTTTGCTTTGCTAGCAGGGTTACTTGCACTTTCATTTGTCCTTATTCAAGGACTGATTATTTTTTATGCCCAGGAAGATGATAATATTGAAGAAGCAGATTGCATGATTATACTTGGCGCCGGCCTTATTGGGGATTATATTCCCCTTACTTTACAGTACAGGCTGGATAAAGGAATTGAGTACCTTAATAAAAATCCCGATTTAAAGGTGATTGTCACCGGTGGGCAAGGTCCGGGTGAAACGGTGACGGAAGCTTTTGCTATGGAAAAATACCTTATAAATAACGGGGTGGATGCTTCCAGGATTATTAAAGAAGATAAGGCAACCAGTACCTTTGAAAATTTTAAATTCTCAAAGGAAATACTGGATGAGATAAATGGTGAAGAAGCTCATAAAATAATAGTTGTTACAAATAATTTTCATATGTTTAGGAGTAAAATGATTGCAGAGAGGGTAGGATTTACAGTTTACAGACTTCCAACCAAAACAAATACCAGGGTTTTAATTAGCTGTCATGTAAGGGAGTATTTTGCAGTAATTAAGTCTTTTATTTTTGATAAATAG